Proteins from one Nitrobacteraceae bacterium AZCC 2146 genomic window:
- a CDS encoding hypothetical protein (product_source=Hypo-rule applied; transmembrane_helix_parts=Outside_1_30,TMhelix_31_53,Inside_54_59) — MWDSSWLEASLMPEDARLVQSDIKPEDVRYGQLLILAIGLPLVVVGYAAWWAGKWLLGC; from the coding sequence ATGTGGGACTCGAGCTGGCTCGAGGCGAGTCTGATGCCCGAGGACGCGCGCCTCGTTCAAAGTGACATTAAGCCGGAAGACGTTCGGTATGGCCAACTCCTAATTCTGGCGATTGGACTTCCTCTAGTCGTTGTCGGTTACGCCGCTTGGTGGGCGGGAAAATGGCTTCTCGGTTGCTGA